The Gloeothece verrucosa PCC 7822 genomic interval AGTTAAATTGCTAAATTTAACTTTTGTTAATTTACTAAATTTAGCTTTTATTTAATTATTGCTTTATTTAAATACACAATTAGGCTAAAGTATATTTAAGCAATTCATTATTACAACAAATGCTTATTTTAGCGATCGTGTCCCTCAGTGGGGGACAGGGTAAAACTACTTGTGCCCTGTTTTTGGGGAAGCGGTTGGCCAAGGAAGGATGGCCGACCTTGGTTGTGGATGCTGACCCTCAACACAACCTCACTACTTATTTAGAGGCCAAAGTCGATCAGCAGCCGACTTTACTAGAATTTCTCAAGAAAGCCGTAGAACTATCTGAGGCTATCTATCCCGTTGACGCAAAAGATAATCTCTATATCATTCCGTCTGATGATGCCCTCGACGCGGCCAATGAATACCTCGCCAGTAGTGGGGCTGCCGCTATTTTACTCAAGCGTCGTCTGGAAGTTTTAAAAGATACCTTTAAAGTTTGTATAATCGATGCTCCCCCTCAGCGATCGCAAAT includes:
- a CDS encoding ParA family protein; translated protein: MLILAIVSLSGGQGKTTCALFLGKRLAKEGWPTLVVDADPQHNLTTYLEAKVDQQPTLLEFLKKAVELSEAIYPVDAKDNLYIIPSDDALDAANEYLASSGAAAILLKRRLEVLKDTFKVCIIDAPPQRSQICLSIVGAADYLLIPAEATVKGYGSLVRSIDLWKSMRDELKVSEAELLGVLPFRDRWIGLTQSKESQLSVTAMGEEVGQKFILPSIRESERYKQAINQGKLLSEMGFGDLEYPFDVLVDLIKALIN